The following coding sequences are from one Caballeronia sp. SBC1 window:
- a CDS encoding NAD(P)/FAD-dependent oxidoreductase: METYDIAVIGAGAAGMMCAAVAAQNGRRVVLIDHAERLAEKIRISGGGRCNFTNINAGPANFLSANPHFCRSALARYTPQDFLALLKRYRVDWHEKHKGQLFCDDSSESIIQLLKSECDAGGVTWRRPVTVDTIRHDGTRFFLDSNAGTISSAALVVATGGLSIPKIGATDFAYRLAKQFGHKLVDTRPALVPLTFAPADWEPFAALSGLSVPVELSAGAGRGRGEFSEDLLLTHRGLSGPGVLQISSYWNPSEPICIDLLPGVDAISELIAAKRETRKQVGTFLAERVPARLAQTWLDVQRVAADARLADLPDKTLRQIGESLSRWTLTPNGTEGYRKAEVTRGGVDTRELSSTTMMSSRVAGLYFIGEAVDVTGWLGGYNFQWAWASGVAAGKAAAELVRA, translated from the coding sequence ATCCGCATCTCGGGCGGCGGCCGCTGCAACTTCACGAACATCAATGCCGGACCGGCCAACTTCCTCTCGGCAAATCCGCATTTTTGCCGCTCTGCGCTCGCCCGCTATACACCTCAGGATTTTCTTGCGCTGCTCAAGCGTTATCGCGTGGATTGGCATGAGAAGCACAAAGGCCAGCTTTTCTGCGATGACTCCAGCGAATCCATTATCCAACTCCTGAAAAGCGAATGCGATGCGGGTGGCGTAACGTGGCGCCGGCCCGTCACCGTCGATACGATCCGCCACGACGGCACCCGCTTTTTCCTCGACAGCAACGCCGGCACGATCTCAAGCGCAGCACTCGTCGTAGCAACCGGCGGCCTGTCGATCCCGAAAATCGGCGCGACGGATTTTGCGTATCGGCTGGCGAAGCAATTCGGCCACAAGCTCGTTGATACCCGTCCCGCCTTGGTACCGTTGACCTTCGCTCCCGCAGACTGGGAGCCGTTCGCGGCGTTATCCGGCTTGTCCGTGCCAGTCGAACTCAGCGCGGGCGCAGGCCGCGGCCGTGGGGAATTCAGCGAGGACCTGCTCCTCACGCACCGTGGTTTGTCGGGGCCGGGCGTGCTGCAGATTTCGAGCTACTGGAACCCATCGGAGCCGATTTGCATCGACTTGTTGCCTGGCGTCGATGCCATTAGCGAACTGATCGCGGCCAAACGGGAAACCCGCAAACAAGTCGGCACGTTTCTCGCCGAGCGCGTTCCGGCGAGGCTCGCCCAAACCTGGCTCGACGTTCAACGCGTGGCCGCCGACGCCCGTCTCGCTGATCTCCCCGACAAAACGCTGCGCCAGATCGGCGAATCGCTGTCGCGCTGGACGCTTACACCGAACGGCACGGAAGGGTACCGGAAGGCCGAGGTCACGCGCGGCGGCGTGGACACCCGGGAGCTTTCATCCACAACCATGATGAGTTCGCGCGTCGCGGGTTTATATTTCATCGGCGAGGCGGTCGATGTCACCGGCTGGCTCGGTGGCTACAACTTCCAGTGGGCATGGGCGTCGGGCGTGGCGGCGGGCAAAGCTGCGGCCGAACTGGTTCGCGCCTAG
- a CDS encoding GatB/YqeY domain-containing protein, whose product MSLKDQITDDMKAAMRARETERLGTIRLLLAAIKQREVDERVTLDDAAITAVIDKMIKQRKDSISQFQTAGRDDLVAKEQAELGVLAAYMPEQMSDEAINAEIQAAVAATGAAGPQDMGKVMGVLKPKLAGRADMTAVSGLVKAALAK is encoded by the coding sequence ATGAGCCTCAAAGACCAGATCACCGACGACATGAAAGCCGCGATGCGCGCCCGCGAAACCGAACGCCTCGGCACTATCCGGCTGCTGCTCGCGGCAATCAAGCAGCGCGAAGTCGACGAGCGTGTGACGCTGGACGACGCAGCCATCACGGCCGTCATCGATAAAATGATCAAGCAGCGCAAGGACTCAATCAGCCAGTTCCAGACGGCGGGACGCGACGATCTGGTGGCGAAGGAACAAGCCGAACTAGGCGTTTTGGCGGCTTACATGCCCGAGCAGATGTCGGATGAAGCCATCAACGCCGAAATTCAGGCGGCTGTGGCGGCAACTGGCGCGGCCGGTCCGCAGGACATGGGCAAGGTAATGGGCGTGCTGAAACCAAAGCTGGCGGGCCGTGCAGATATGACCGCAGTGTCGGGCCTGGTCAAAGCAGCGCTCGCCAAATAA